ATGGAAAATATGTTAAAGACAAGTTTTTCAGAATCTCTAAAAAGGAAGGAGATTCATTTAAAAGGAAGTTATTAATCTCAGGATCTCTAAAAAGGAAGGAGATTTCATTGTTTAAAAGGAAGTTATtaatcatagaaaatatattggGGTTGCGTTAAAATAGTGCATAGGAGATGGTAGGAAAGTCTGCTTCTTGCCAGAATTATGGGTTTATATGTTGTCTCTTGTTTCTTTTGTGGATGAAATCATTTACATTTCATCAATTGAGATGCCAAAGTGTATGACTTCATGAATCGGAATTCCAAGGAGTGGAACCATTCCATTTCCTCAATTTTTCCCCAAATGTTTTAGTAGATATTAAAGCTATTCCTATCCTAACCTCTGCTATTTGTGATAGGATTGTTTGAGGTTTCTCTCAAGATGGTAAGTCCACCTTTAATTGAGCAACTTGGACAATGAGAAAGCTAGTAGTGCACCCTATATCCGAAATTCTGCATTGgatttggaaattaaatcttatgccaaaaataaatttttcctATGGCCAGTTATTAAAGATGTCCTCCCTACTTGTGAGTACCTAATAGATAGAAGACTAGAAATTACAAACATGTGTCATCTATGCTATTAGAATATTGACAATATGGACCATATGTTTAAAAATTGCCCTTTTGTTCTAGGAATTTGGGATCACATCAAGTTTAATTGTCCTATGCATTTTTTGTATGAAGGTGATTTTTTATCTTGGCTTGAAATGGGGTATAgaaactataaaattaattgtaaaattttcaactatCCTACGGAAAAAGTTGTCATTATCATGTGGAATGTATGGATTCATAGAAATCAAGTAGTATTTAGGAAGATCCAACCCAACCCCTTTCTCATTATTAAGAAAGCTATCTTAAACTTCAAAAATCTTTAGGAATATGTGATTGACTCCTAGTTTCAAATTGAAGGACATAATGTCCCTTGAGTAGTTGAAAAACGGAAAAATGGTTGTAAGTAGGCATATGGGTAATGCTTCAATAATTATCACGGAGTGTATGACTTTCAGATATGACATGTTACCTTCTAAGAATAATAGGTTCTTGCACCTATAGATTGAAGGTGACTCTAAAATAGGTGATAGATTATTATAGTAAAGAGAGTAACATTCCTAATTCTGTTATGTTATTAATGACGAATATATGGAAATTAACTCAAGATCTAAGTATGTAcaattgttttcatatttattagaaaacaaatagaaCAACAGCTTGTTTAACTAAGAAAGATATTTGTAACATAGAATCTATCATTTGGAGGTCAATTTTTTCTAGATGTGTTACAGAGTTTGGATTTGAAGATTATTGTGGTTCATCTTTCGATAGAATTTGTAGATACTTTGCTTCGTAGTCTGGAACATTTTTCACCAAATCTTTTTTCTCGACAATTAGTTAAAGATCTATTATTTAAAGCGTATGAGTGCATATTTAGGTAAAATCTTTGGTTTGATATGAAGCTTAGATTTTTTtctgatatttttaatatttccgAAAGATTTTGTTCACATGCCATTTGAAGCCATGAAATCAGTTACATGGATCCTTTTAACCATTGGGTTTTCTGAAGATCTTCTAAATTTCATTCTGCTCTTGGAGTGCTTAGCAGTTTCTATGCTTTGCATAGTTAgattaatgattttatttgttaatcTTTGATGTTCAATGCCAGAATTGGCTTTGCCCCATGTTATTTCACTTAAACCCAAGCCTGTAGCATAAATGTTAAGTGACTAACATAGctatttctaatttaattcacATGTATAATAGTACCTCTTCTAGTATTAGATGATTGGTTTCCATGAGGCAGCTTTCTAACTGGTCTCTAAAGTTGTATCACATATCaggaatttattttataagacaGAAATATGCTCTTCGTGTTGTGCGCTCTTGAGTTATGTGGTTATGAATTGTTTACCTTTCTTGTGTGTAATAATGGCATACTTTGCAGATTGCAGAATATGTGTTTGGAATGCTGCTGATGGTAGCCTAGTACATTCTTTGACTGGCCACAGTGCATCTGTAAGTGGTGTTTGACTTTCTGAATCTTGTTGTGGGTAGATTTTTCATATCATACTTCTAAGTGACTTTCTTTGATGCTTACTTCTTGTTGGAAATTAGGATTAAACTGAATGTTGTAGAGGcaatcaatttctttttagaagcctgttgaaagagagagagagaaaaccttaattctcattcatatgattaacttcttacaatagagaaatatatatacaaggctaggttgaactaactaccatatatgtgacttatattaagaaatgaaagaaagattgtacactataaatacattatatttaacactccccctcaagttggagcatatatgtcatatgtACCAAGCTTGtaacaaatgtatttaatcctaggacctatgagagatttagtgaagatgtctgctagttgatcatttgaattaacaaaacttgtagcaacacaccttgatgcgatcttctctctaatgaagtgacagtcaacttcaatatgcttggtcctttcatgaaagactagATTgtatgcaatatgtaatgcggcctgattGACACAGACTAGCTTTATctgttcatcttttccaaatctcaattcctgaaggagttgcctcaaccatataagttcacatgttgccaaagccatagctcgatactcagtTTCGGCGcttgatctggccactacatcttgtttcttactctttcaggatattaagttacctccaataaaaacacaataccctgaGGTGGAACACCTATCTGAGGGTGAACCAGCCTAGTCTgtatctgtgtaaccaacaatttAGGTATGACCCCTGTCTTCACACAAcataccttggcctggtgttcctttaatatattgaAGAATGCGGATCACAACATCCCAATGGttgtcacatggtgactgtagaaattgactaaccacactcacaggaaaagagatgtctggccgagtgatggtgaggtagttcagtttgcctacaagtcgtcgatatcccaggatctcttagaggctccccctgtcctggtacaagtttaacatttggatccataggagtgtcaacaggtttacattctaacatagctgtttcttccaagatgtctaaggcatactttctttgtgacataaccacacctgaactggattgagctatttcaAGTCCCAAAAAGTACTTGATtttgcccaagtctttggtttgaaagtggttgAAAATGTGTTGCTTTAGTCTTTGGATACCCTCCTAATCATTGCctgtaatgacaatgtcatccacataaactaccaaataAATGCACCGgctcgaagagttatgatgataaaAAACTGAATGATCTGCTTCACTTCGAAGcattccaaactcttgaacaactgaaCTAAAACGCCCAAACCATGCCCGAGGAgactgtttcaagccatatagagagcggcataacttgcacactaaaccagactccccctgagcaacaaaaccaggtggttactccatatacacttcctcAAGAAGTTCACCATAAAGGAAAACattcttaatatccaactgataaagaggccaatgacacatagctgccatggagagaaataagcgaatagaagcaatcttggcaacaggagagaaggtgtcaccatagtcacaaccataaatctgagtataacctttagcaaccaagcaggccttaaggcgatcaacctgaccatcaggaacAACTTTAAcagtgtagacccaacgacatccaactgtagatttaccaggagGTAAAGAAACAGGATCCCATGTGCCAttggagtgcagagcagccattttatcaaccattgcctgtcgccaccCAGGATGAGAAATAGAGGATAAAGTAGAGACAAAGGCAGAATAggatgaagataatcgatggtagctcaaaaacttataaaaaggatgaggattacgagtagatcgattgcctttccgaagagcaataGGCTAATGGTCAGTAGATGACAGGGCCGAGGTAGGAGAAATCGATGGGACAGGAGGTGAGTCATTAGGTACCTCAGTtgaagagagaggaggagcaAACAACACGAtgtcgacgatgataaacctgaagaggACGAGAGAGCACATCTAAAGGGGGAGATATATAGGGAAGTGGCAATACTTCAGAAATGGGAAGATATtcagaggatgagaagaatggagAGTCCTCAAAGAATGTGACATCAACGGAGAGAAAATACGATGAGTGTTaggggaataacaacgatagccTTTCTGAAGTTGAGAGTATCCTAAGATGATGCATTTCGTAGCCTTGGTGGAGAGCTTGTCCTGTCtaggtgtgagagtatgaacaaaacaagtacaaccaacgacacaaggaggaaggaaataaagaggttgggtaggaaaaaggagggaatgagggatttggtcatgtaatatagatgagggcatacgattaatcaagtaaCAGGCTGTAAGAACAACATCCCCctaaaaacgaaaaggaacatgactatggagaaggagagtatgagctgtctcaacaagatgtcgatttttACGTTCAACAACCTCATTTTTTtaaggagtatgagcacaagatgactgatggaggatcccatgttgggacataaaagaagtaaagggTGTAAAAAAATATTCCCGAGCATTGTCACTGTGTAACACtcaaatagaaacattgaattgtgtttgaatttcagcataaaatttttggaaaatagagaataactcaactcgatttttcatcaaaaataaccaagtacattttgaatagtcatcaatgaaagtgacaaaatattgaaatcctAAAATAGACGCGGTCCCATatggaccccaaacatcagtgtggacaagttcaaaaaaaggttttgcccgattattcaaacgctttgggaacgagacacgagtatgtttcccaagctgacacgactcacacgcaagcgacgacaaagtggaaaaatgAAGGACCATCTTCTGAAACTTGAAGAGACTAGGATGACCCAGACGACTGTGAATGAGAAGAGGAGCATCGGTGGAAATGCAAGCTGCAGGAGATGAAGGTGATGTAAGGTGATaaaggccttgagactcacgccctatgccaatcgtcttccccatactccggtcctgcaagatcacagatttatcagaaaaagtgaTATAACAGTTAAGAGTGTGAGTTATTTtgttgatgaaaataagattaaaaggacactcaggggcataaaggacagaatggagaggtagggaagggagatgatgagccaaaccaatacctttagccatagtttgggaaccattagctaaagtaataGTAGGTAAgacagaggtagtagtaatagaggagaaaaggtgtttattaccagagatatgatcagatgctccagaatctagaatccatggGCCAAGAGAAGGAGACTGAGTAAAGCAGACAGAGACATTACCAGTTTGGGCAACAAAAGCGACAAAAGCTGATGTGGCTGCCTGATATCGGAGATAGGCATCATAATcactaccaatcaatttttccgatgtgatagtaggagatccagagatgacggatgtaaaaataggatttttagtcgCCATATCCACTTCACTTGAGATTGAATCACGTTTGGATCGAAGAAAGCCCTAAAGGGAGGTCGGATCACAGCTGTGGAAGAAGAACCTGGTCTGTCGGgacccaaacaaaggagaaaagtgactggagatgaagaagaggccTTCCCAAGGCACGCATAGGTCTCGGCCAAGGAAGGGAGTTGCCATCAGAGGCCGGAGGAGGCTAAAAGAAGACCCGCGGAGgctgaaatgccaaaaaaatggagaagcagGGTTCGGAGAGGACTGATGGAGGCTTAGAAGTGAGCCTGCTGGTAGAAGCTCGACACCAGAAAGTGGGCCACGCACCCTCACACGCCGGTGCGTGGGATTTAGGCTGCCGGAGAAAAATGGCGTGTGGATCGGTTTTTGGCTTtggtgctttgagaaaagttgcaAATCTCCTCTTTGCGCTCCTGATGATGTATCGGTGTCGGAAAATATCGCCAGAAAAGTCTCCGGAAAATATCGCTTGAAAAATGTTGACGGtgatgagggttttctgaccaCGATATGGCTGACCGGAAAGCTTTGGAAGATGGAAAaagtgaccggaatgaaactcACTGGACGGATTCCCGGAATTAATTACACGAGTAAaccagaaagaataaaaaattttcccttagttctgataccatgttgaaagagagagagagaaaaccttaattctcattcatatgattaacttcttacaatagagatatatatatatacaaggctaggttgaactaactaccatatatgtgacctatattaagaaaggaaagaaagattgtacactataaatacattatattcaacaaagccttttaatgtaaataatttTCTGTGGTTTGTTTTGGCTTTAAACTCTTAGTTACATGCTTCCAGATTTACCCCCCATGATTGATCTGAATTCCTTTTCATAGGGCATGACTTTTTCTGTTCtctattgtgataaaaaaaatggctttctcttctgtttttttatttatttttttatattttaaattctccTAAATGTTTTAAAACAGAATTTGGTTTCATTCAATGTTCTCTTGTATTGCCTGATCTTATGACTTCACAATCATTTTGCTTCTGTGGCTCACTGCTTATCATTGTACTTTTGGCAGACCTATGTTTTGGATGTTCATCCTTTCAACCCTCGGATTGCTATGAGTGCTGGGTATGATGGGAAAACCATAGTGTGGGATGTAAGATATTGTTCTCAAAGCTTTTCCATACTTATATATTGCTTTGCCAGTTTTTGCTCATTGAAGACCTTGGTGTACTATGTTTCTAGATATGGGAGGGCATACCTATCAGGACATATGAAATTGGACGCTTTAAGTTGGTTGATGGAAAATTTTCTCCGTAAGTGAACAATCAAATGCATTCTTTAATTTTATGCtatttatctatctatctatatatatgtgtgtgtgcgtgtgtgtgtgtgtatgtatgtatgtatgtatgtaagTATATATATCCATTAGTGGAATTGGTAATTTTCACCCACTTGATTTGATCTCTTCTTCTGATAGAAAATATTGTGTTACTACTCTATCATTTCTGTTCTGcagttttgtaattttaaaaactccatgGGTTCAGTTATGAAAGATTTGTGTCATAATTGATATTCTTGTACAATTTTACATCTTTCCTATTTACACCATGGTATAGAAATGTGTCTCTCTTTGTGGAAACTGACACCATGGAccattaattttgtttcttttcttttttggagaTAGGCAAAATTCAAGTGCCAAAAATTGGGAAAGCCTTAATATACAAGATGTATACAAGGAAACACTGATAAAGCAAAAGAATAGATGAGCAAAAGGTTCAACGGGAAGCCATAAAACAGGGTCCTGTGCTAACACCAAATTCTATATCAGATAAGACGAGCTTCCCTCCCTCAGGAATCCCCTGGACTGCACAAGGACTCTAAGCACCAAAATAGGAGAGGGGTGTAGTTTTCCAAACTTTCTTGTGTCTCTTGCAAACAAAGCTGCCTTGCTAACAACCAGCAAGTCCATGATGGAACAGGTATCACATAAACAGATAAAGAAGAGTAAGGCCTACAGAGAACAAGCCACCTCACACTGAAGAAGAATATGGTTAACCATGAACTCCTTGCCTTACACCTACTGACTAGATCTTACACCTTCACATGAACTGGTCAATAGTGAGAATCTTACCATAAAGTTTCCCACCCAAAAATGCCCACCTTAGGAAGGATATAGGAGCTTCACACCATCGATGATCAAACGAGGCATGTCTGAGAGgaaacataattttcttaattcaaGAACAAACAATTCATCTTTATGAATAAGCACTAGGGATTCAACTTGGGCAGGTTGGCCCAATCCAACCCAAACCCAACCTGATGTTTGGTGGCTTTGGGCAATTATTTTGAACACTTGGGTAGGACTTGGGTTAGGTTTTTTCAGCCTGATCTCAATTTAGGTTGGGCTTGGACCAAGGTTCAAACAAATCAAGCCTAACCCAAAAtccaatttcatatttttttataatatttataatatatattgtcctatataatgattttatttcccttctagatttttaaagaaaaatattaaactataattgtatcatatactttttcacttttttagaaaggtatatatattatttttactttttttttgttaatatctTGAAATTTCGCCCCATTtagtatttaaattttggtataaatgtttaaaaaaaaaagttctagaAAATATTGCGAATGGATTTTGAATCATACAACCGGAGTCTACTTGAACAACTCGAGCTTAGAAAACTGAGCTTGGGTTGAGCTTAGGTTGATTATTGCTTAATTCGATTTAAACTCAGATAAGCCATCAACCCGACCCACCTTGCTCAAGTTGTGGTCCTAATAAGGACCAAGAAGGATTAGATATCCTTCCACAATGGACAGAATCtaataaaaaagtagaaaactGTGAAAAGAGAAGCAAGACAAGCTGCATAGAGGAAGGAGATTACAACATAGCCCAACCACTAATAACAGTTCGGGGAGGCCAAAGTCCTCTACAAGATACACAAAATGTTTTGCTCCTCCCTTGCAAAAAGATCCACCACTTGATTGATTAAATGAGAAGCCTAAGAAGGAATCTTCCAACTCTGCCATGATGTAAAAACTTTGATGAAACCAATGATTAGATCTTGATTGCTATTAATGTTATTATCATTCTCTTGACAATCTAAAGCGATTTGGTGATGAATCATACATGTTCTTTCCTTTGTTCTTCCTATGTGCTAATACTTcatagaagaaaattttgataaagcACAGCAGTGTTACatttatatatgaattaatCAGCAGAACTAAGATTGATTTTGAGTTTAGGCACCAAAATTACATCTGAGGGTTGACTACTTTAGTTTTCATCATTTGTAGGAATTGCATGAGAGTTCTCAATAGAGACTCACAACAAGATAGAATTTACCATCTTATTATGAAAAGAACAATAACTggcaaaagcaaagaaagaaaaatagatgaGATAATCATAAACATATTTTACATGGTTCCCTCAATGCATGGTACATCTGCAGATTACACTCCTCCCACCATGCTGCTAGGCAGAAAGAAAACAGAATATAATACCATGGACTTTAGTGGCTAGTAATATAGACCTGACATAGGCATCTAAAATCCCCTTGAGGCTCCACATAAACACAACAAATCTCTACTAAATTGGCCAGTAGCATATAAGTTGGTGCAATTTCAATTAGAGCTGGCAAATTAGTCTTCAGGCTGGACATGTTATGACCATGGGTTGACCTCCTGGACCAACCAATGTTTATTCAGTTTAGCAGAATTAGAAACTGAAGTGGGGAACAGTATGGGAAACTGAAGCTAGAGGTACAAAGAATATATGCAAAACATCAAGCagagaaatgattttgaatcaAGTAAAAAACTTACATGAAAACATAGAGAGGCACTTTGATGAAACCAACACTAATTCTGCATATTTAGGGGGTGAATTATAATGATAACTTCATGcataattaaagaaattgaaaaaaattcatgGGTTTTATGTGTCTGGATCTATGAAAGaatgattgaaaagaaaattctgaaaataGCTTGAGAAAGCAATCAAAGCACTTAGTAAGTCAAagcaatttttttccctttctctcCCATGCACACAAAGAAATTATGGAAAAGATGGTTCTCTGGAGTTTTGAAGCTGTTTTCAGAAATTTCTCTGGAAGTGTACCTAAGAGTTTCTGAAAGGtttctgaaaattttccaaagaTCGGATGTCTCCCCTATTGTTTTGGAAGGTCATCTCCAGCCTTTGAAACAAGTTTCCAGGAAAGTGTGGCGTTTACGGTCTAAcccattttaatttctaatggTATCATTAGTTCATTGGACTTTAATATTCTCAAATATTTGTATAAGATAAGTTCGCTCGTGGATTCAATGGCTTTGGACTAGCTCAATGTTTGCATTTCTAAAGTTTATAATCTAGTGCTTAATCTGTAATCTCATGAATTTAACAATTATCCTAAATGTGGTTgtcatctttaatatttttcattttatattcaattttgtgTCTTTTGCTAAGTCTTGGtatctataaataattttagctGTTATAGCTTTATCCTTGTGATGGAAGATGTTTTCTCTGTGACACAGGGATGGAACATCAATTGTACTTTCAGATGATGTTGGTCAAATATATTTGCTAAATACAGGCCAAGGCGAGTCTCAAAAGGATGCCAAATATGATCAGGTACTAGAAAATTTTTTTGATCAACTACTTGGCTTCTGAATGTAAGATAGGTTTTACAAACTGCTTTTATGATGTTTATTTTCGTGTATATCTTTCCTGCAGTTCTTTCTTGGTGATTATCGCCCCCTTATTCGCGACACCATTGGAAATGTTCTTGATCAGGTTAGTTTAATTGCTCACTTTTACATTATTATGTGGTGGATTTTACCCTTGTGCATTTATGATCACTATTAACAAAcacactacaagaaaatgaaTTGATAGCATTCCCTATGTCCTACACCCTTATTATTGCAGaggtttgaaaatttattggtAAAATTTAGAACTTACGATTTTCTTTCCAGTTTgagcaatttattttcaaattttgttttttaatatttgtacaAACTTCTGAAACTTGGGGGATTTGATTTTGAAGCCTACATGTAAGCAATCACTGTCCATCAGAGCCAAGCACTTAATATGTCAAAGATCTTTAGTGGCATATTCTAATACATTTGTTAATCTGAAATGTGTATAACATCTGATGCAGGAGACACAGCTTGCTCCACATCGAAGGAATATTCAAGATCCCCTCTGTGATTCTAGTATGTTTATGGTTCCCTCTAAATAtgctgtatttttttttccttaaaataacTTTCTGAGAAAATGGCTTCTCTTAGTAATAGTTTGGTCTATGATGGGAAATGCCAGGTATGATTCCATATTCAGAACCTTATCAGACTATGTACCAGCAACGTCGGTTAGGAGCACTGGGTATTGAGTGGCATCCTTCTTCCATAAACCTTGCTGTTGGACCAGATTTCAGTTTAGGCCAAGAGTATCAAATGCCACCCTTGGCAGACTTGGACAGAGTAATGGAACCACTACCAGAGCTTGTCGATGCTATGTACTGGGAACCGGAAAATGAAGTCATAAGTGATGATACTGATTCTGAGTACAATATTGCTGAGGAATATTCTAGTGAAGGTGAACATGGAAGTTTAAGTGCTGCATCTTCTTTTAGTGATCCAGAATGCAGTGCAGAAGACACTGATGTTGAACAGAGTCATAAAGATGGTCTTCGTAGATCTAGAAGGAAAAAATACAGATCAGAAGTAAGTGTTGCCTTAACAAATATCAATTTCCTTCTTTGTTTATACCTGTTTGgcattaaatcttttttttttttcaggtggAGATCATGACTTCTTCTGGGCGGCGTGTTAAAAGGAGGAATTTGAATGAGTGTGATGGCACTTCGTCCAGGAGTAGAACTAAGAAATCAAAGAATGGCCGGAAAGTTTCAAAGAGAAATTCCTCTAAAATACAGTCCCTGAGACCTCAGCGAGCTGCTAAACGCAATGCTCTGAATATGTTCTCTCAAATTACTGAAACTTCTACAGAAGGAGATGATGAAGAAGGTTTAGAAGATGATTCATCAGGCAGTGACCCAATGATGCAGGATTCAAACATGCAAAACACTAAGTCTGACAGAAACTTGCAGAATGTGCAACAGAAATATCAAAGAGGTGAACAATCCTCCTTAGATGAGTTTGAGAATGCAATCAAGTTTCCTGAATCCCAGTCTAATGCTGGGAACAGAAGGAGATTGGTTCTTAAGTTTTCACTTCGTGATTCTAAGAAGTCTATTCCTTCAGAGGATACCAGACCCAAATGTAACACTCAGGCTGATATAGTGCATTCACCTTCTAGACCACCTCCTAAAACTGTTGAAGAAAAGGAAACCAACTTAATCTCTGAGGATCCAGAGTCATCTTCCATGCATGCAGCTGATTTGGAACAATCTCAAAACCACAACAGAGATGATTTCATACATAAACCACGATCTGAAGAGACTGAGGATCATTTGGATACATCTGCGGGTTACAAGGATAATAAAATCAGATGGGGAGAGGTCAAAGCACGCTCATCAAAGCGTTTCAGATCAGGAGATTTCGTTGCATCAGATGTATGCACAGGATTTGATGTGAGTTTTGATGTTCATAATGGAAATGGGAAAGATATTAATGGGCAAACTAAACCTGAGAATGGATGTGGAAATTCTTCACCTTCAGAAATCCAAAATCATGCAGGTGAGTTGTTAGAAAAGTTGGGCAGGAATGTGGAACCATTTGGAACTGGATTAGAGAATATGGATGATGTAAAAAATAACGAGCTTGCTCCTCCTGGAGAAGCAAATaaatcttcctcatttcagggGTTGTCTCTGCTTGATGACCATCAGAAAATTGATGCTTCTGCCATTTCTTCTAATGGAAATCTCAACAAGCAACATAAAGGTTGGTCTGGATCAGATGAATGCAGAGATTGTGACTCACTAGAAATGGATGAAACTGTTGGCATAAACCACTCCCACGATCTGAAAGGGAATCCTCCTGCCAACTCACTTAAATTAAGAATTAGATCAAAAAGGATTGTGAGGGACCCTAACTTCCCTTCCAAGCTAAAGTTTGTTACTGGCACAGAAGAGCCAAGTAATATTGGAGGTGATTTGATGTCTAGAAGCCACTCAAGGATGGAGCCTAATCAAATTTCAGAAGTACCAGAAGAGGATAAAGTGATTGAGACGCCAAGTTCTCCACATAGGTCACATTCAAATTCAGATAAACAAAATTATGATGCTGTTCATAAAAGAGCAAAATCATATATGGCTAGAACCAATGCTGAAGGGTATGGTGGCAGCATGGAAGAAAGTGCTTCAAATGCTGGCAACTATAATTATGACTCAGGAATTGATTTTCATGAAGCTACAACTGATGCAGTACATAGAACAAGATCTATGGTGAGGGATACAACTTCACAGGAGCCAAATAATGTAATGAGTAGATTTAAAGTGAGGGAGGAGACATCGAAGAATGCTGAGAACTATTCCAAGAAAACAAGGGATCACCTTCAGTCTGAAGAATGGATGTCCAGTTCAAGAATGAGAGTTAGATCAAGGTCTACTAGATATAGGCGAGGTGATTATGATAATTACCTGAGTCCTTCAGCTGGAAGGATTTCAAATTTCTCTGGAAGAAAAGTTTCATGGCTGATGTTGTCAGAGCATGAAGAGGGTTACCGATATATTCCTCAGCAAGGTGATGAGGTGGTGTACTTGAGACAGGTAATCTCCAATCCATTCCCCTTTCTAATCTTTTATAcatttttggttttgaattttgaattttgtgatAT
Above is a genomic segment from Vitis riparia cultivar Riparia Gloire de Montpellier isolate 1030 chromosome 7, EGFV_Vit.rip_1.0, whole genome shotgun sequence containing:
- the LOC117917952 gene encoding PH-interacting protein isoform X3, with protein sequence MFWWHLLQMTSSFELSSDDGSCRIWDARFSQCSPRIYLPKPPDAVAGKNSVPSMNGTSSSNGPQSHQILCCAFNASGTVFVTGSSDTFARVWSACKSSTDDSEQPNHEIDVLSGHENDVNYVQFSACAGASRSSVSDTFKEESLPKFKNSWFCHDNIVTCSRDGSAIIWIPRSRRHHGKVGRWTRAYHLKVPPPPMPPQPPRGGPRQRLLPTPRGVNMIVWSLDNRFVLAAIMDCRICVWNAADGSLVHSLTGHSASTYVLDVHPFNPRIAMSAGYDGKTIVWDIWEGIPIRTYEIGRFKLVDGKFSPDGTSIVLSDDVGQIYLLNTGQGESQKDAKYDQFFLGDYRPLIRDTIGNVLDQETQLAPHRRNIQDPLCDSSMIPYSEPYQTMYQQRRLGALGIEWHPSSINLAVGPDFSLGQEYQMPPLADLDRVMEPLPELVDAMYWEPENEVISDDTDSEYNIAEEYSSEGEHGSLSAASSFSDPECSAEDTDVEQSHKDGLRRSRRKKYRSEVEIMTSSGRRVKRRNLNECDGTSSRSRTKKSKNGRKVSKRNSSKIQSLRPQRAAKRNALNMFSQITETSTEGDDEEGLEDDSSGSDPMMQDSNMQNTKSDRNLQNVQQKYQRGEQSSLDEFENAIKFPESQSNAGNRRRLVLKFSLRDSKKSIPSEDTRPKCNTQADIVHSPSRPPPKTVEEKETNLISEDPESSSMHAADLEQSQNHNRDDFIHKPRSEETEDHLDTSAGYKDNKIRWGEVKARSSKRFRSGDFVASDVCTGFDVSFDVHNGNGKDINGQTKPENGCGNSSPSEIQNHAGELLEKLGRNVEPFGTGLENMDDVKNNELAPPGEANKSSSFQGLSLLDDHQKIDASAISSNGNLNKQHKGWSGSDECRDCDSLEMDETVGINHSHDLKGNPPANSLKLRIRSKRIVRDPNFPSKLKFVTGTEEPSNIGGDLMSRSHSRMEPNQISEVPEEDKVIETPSSPHRSHSNSDKQNYDAVHKRAKSYMARTNAEGYGGSMEESASNAGNYNYDSGIDFHEATTDAVHRTRSMVRDTTSQEPNNVMSRFKVREETSKNAENYSKKTRDHLQSEEWMSSSRMRVRSRSTRYRRGDYDNYLSPSAGRISNFSGRKVSWLMLSEHEEGYRYIPQQGDEVVYLRQGHQEYIEKLNLRSEVGPWRSPKTNIRAVEICSVEDLVYASLAGSGDSCCKITLKFTDPLSSVFGRTFKLTLPELINFSDFIVEKTRYDAAIGRNWTHRDKCLVWWRNGEDGGGSWWEGRILAVEAKSREFPDSPWERYVVKYKGDAENNLHSPWELHDPDIQWEQPQIDFEIRDKLLSSFAKLESAHKIQDYYGIQKFNQVAQKLDFLNRFPVPLYPELIQARLENNYYRTLEAVKHDIMVMLSNAQSYFGRNAELSSKMKRLSDWFTRTLSKL